Below is a genomic region from Rana temporaria chromosome 3, aRanTem1.1, whole genome shotgun sequence.
tactataattacctgagctatattgcctctcatacacaaGTACTATTACTCCACTAAGGTACCTGTCATATGCAAGTAAGAGTTGTTACTACAACTTCTATTTACTACaagcttgacataagtacaaatcctcataggccttgtcctaattattTGAATATGTTCACTCTAacctttctatgctaggggttgatgctattttatagcatctcccctagtggcctaatacatccctacaTGCCAGGTTTGATATGATGTagcgaacccccaaactcctgttgctagaagTGACGCCTTgagtcccttactgataatcacttgcatgtaGTGGTTTATTGGGATATTGACTTTGAACTATAATtgtaaacgctaagctctggacgcatgttgtaatgcgtccatacttattagctcaacgcctttctttatgtgacacagagatgatgtatagatcccccaaactccggTTGCGGGAAGTTACGCCtgggggcctaatactgagttatCGCAGAGAAtcacattgaaatccttgctaaccgcagttgtggtttactctgttcaccagtgctgttacagggGGACGTGCAAAAAAGCATGGACTTCTATATTGGTTAATaggtttgtaaaggtttgttttttattttctaaatgggttcctttaagctagtgcattgttggttcacttaccttttcctttgattttcccttctaaatgttttttttctttgtctgaatttctcacttcctgtttctccacagtaagcttgcccccatcgtcCGAGCGGTGGATAGTCAGACAGAACAGCTAACTGAAcagttactgaggaggaacagaaagtgagaaattcagacaaagaaaacaaagaaaaaaaacattaagaggggaaatcgaaggaaaaggtaagtgaaccaacaatgcgctagtttaaaggaacctatttagaaaataaaaaacaaacctttacaacccctttaatgacaatGTATGACTCAGTGGACAATATTTAACCATATTCCCAGTTTTTTTCCTTCTAATTGTCTAGACTTtctctatatataatatacaccaatAAAGGCTTTAGCTTCAAATATCAGCTGACGTTAGCATTTAATTTGCACTGCACGTCAGgcctttttgataaaaaaaaaaaaaaaaaattgtgtgtatttttgtgtgtccaCTGCTGGTGGAATAGTGTCAACTTTCTGTGGGTCCTCTGTGGGTTGCATTAGTCCCCTCTCTGAGGGTAGTGTTATATCCCTTCATGTGGGTGGAATTAGGCCCCTTTCTGTGAGTCTTCTGTGGGTTGAATTAGGCTCTCGGTGGGTGGAATGCCCCTTTCTGAGGGTTTGAATAGTCCCCTCTTTCTGGTAACCGCAAACAAAAGTGGTGTTAAATATTTCAGCTTTTTTTCAAAGTTCCTGTTCCTGTTTCGTTTGTGAATTGGATTTTACAGATTACTGCATGATTTCTTGCGATATTTAccaacatttctttttttgtttaccgtTAAATCATGATTTCTTTTGTTATTGAATTGGACTTTATTTACAGAATATGATAATTTATACAAATGAGTAACATGATACACTTACAGCATGCGGTAAAGCTTAGTAAATTGACCCAAGATGTTACTCAGGAAAATGGGGGGTCAATGGTCCACctctcaattttttattttgttacactgttaggccccatacacacgagaggatttatccgcagatacggtccagcggaccgtatccgcggataaatcctctcgaggatttcagaggatttctatgcgatggcgtgtacacaccatcgcattgaaatccgcgctgaaatcctctgccgatgacgtgtcgcgccgtcgccgctattatgacgcggcgacgggcgcgacgctgtcatataaggaattccacgcatgcgtcaaatcattacgacgcgtgcggggaatccctttagacggatggatccggtaagtctgtacagacgagcggatccatccgttggaatggattccagcagatggatttgttgtgcatgtcagcaaatatccatctgctggaaatccatcccaggggagatttctctgcggataaatatccgttggcgtgtacacaccataggatctatccgcagaaacccatttgatgggatttatctgcggatagattctatggtgtgtatggggccttatagatATTAGTCCATAAAAAAATGCATCAACAATTTGGTTATTGTATGCTTCCTAGACCCTATTAAATGTATAAATCTTGGGACGCTAAACAGTTATTGATTTAGACGATTTTTGGCTGATTAGTGGAATGTTGCTTATTGATGAAGCTTAAATGAATCTTTGGTCTTCATATTGATTCAATTACCAATGCACATAcattacagaccaaaagtttggacacaccttctcaatcaaagagttttctttattttcatgactatgaaaattgtagattcacactgaaggcatcaaaactatgaaataacacatgtggaattatacataacaaaaaagtgtgaaacaactgaaaataaatttcatattctaggttcttcaaagtagccaccttttgcagcagacacatctctataactggtaagaggagactgtctgaatcaggccttcatggtagaatatctgctaggaaaccactgctaaagaaaggcaacaagcagaagagacttgtttggaataaagaacacaaggaatggacattagaccagtggaaatctgtgctttggtctgatgagtccaaacttgagatctttggttccaacccctgtgtctttgtgcgacgcagaaaaggtgaacggatggactctacatgcctggttcccaccgtgaagcatggaggaggaggtgtgatggtgtgggggtgctttgctggtgacactgttggggatttaatcaaaattgaaggcatactgaaccagcatggctaccacagcatcttgcagtggcatgctattccatccggtttgcttttagttggaccatcatttatttttcaagaggacaatgaccccaaacacacctccaggctgtgtaagggctatttgaccaagaaggagagtgatggggtgatgcgccaggtgactacctcttgaagctcatcaagagaatgctaagagtgtgccaagcagtaatcaaagcaaaaggtggctactttgaagaacctagaatatgaaatatattttatttatttttatatttagttttgatgcctttaatgtgaatctacaattttcatagtcatgaaaataaagaaaactctttgaatgagaaggtgtgtcaaaacttttggtctgtactgtatgtgaatGTATGCTTCTCATTTTAGACTTAAATGTTTGGGGTTTGTCTTATACCATGGAAAAAAGTGAatggaattgtattttttttttggcctctgTGCCACATTTAATCTCGATCTTCTCTTTATCTCCTGCGTCTTTCATGTACTTGAGCAATAATCTCCTGGCCTTTATTGACACCCCAAAAGGACCTTGCAACTCCACTGTTATGACCAACACATAAACTGCATATGTAAACCATTTGGAAATAAGATGACACTTGGAAAGTTTTAATTTGTGTTGACATTTTTTAATCAGATCTAAGATAAAGCTAAgaaatgttcctttaaaaaaagaGTGTCTCAAACATCCATAACTGTAATTTTCATAAATGTGATAGCatgactgaaataaaaaataaatgtattatgaTTGCCAAGAAAGAATACATTTGCttataaaaagataaaataattgATATCTTGGGGCACACAGTAAAAAAACCTGGACACATGCCTTGGGTGTCAAGGTCTAGTAACTCCCCTGGTCATCACTTCCTATATTTCTTCTATATTACCTTTCTTCTCAAACGTTCTTGAACTATTTTATGAAGAGCTTGTCTAATCTCATGGTTTCTCAGGCTATATATTATGGGATTCACCAACGGGTTCACTACAGTGTACAACAAAGAACTGTACTTGTTTACGGAAGGTGACTTCTCATCGTCTGGAGTCACGTAAATAGTGATTATGgacccataatatgcagccacagAGATCAGGTGGGCACTACATGTAGAAAAAGCTTTTTTCCTGCCAGCGGAGGATGAAATTTTGAGaatgataataaaaatgtagATGTATGTCCCAATGATAAATGTAAGAGCACCAAAAAAGAAAAGGATAGAGCATGTAAGGTCAAACCATTGTAACACAGATGTGTCCGATGTAGACAATTTCACAATTGGACCTACATCACAAAAGAAGTAATCAATGTCTCTGAGGCCACAGAATTCAAACTGTGCTACTAAAATAATTTCAATTGTGGATAGAGTCCACGTTATTGCCCAAGAACCCAAACCCAACAGGAAGCAGATTCTGTGGTCcataattaaaatgtaatttaaggGATTAGAAATAGCGACATATCGATCGTAAGACATTATAGCAAGGATGAAACATTGCACAAAACCAAAGTTCAAAAAGGAGTACAGCTGCAGGATACAGCCGTCAACAGACATTTCTCTCTTTGTCTTTAATATAACCTCTGCCATCAGTGGTATGACGCACGTGGCAAGGAGGACATCTGCGAGAGCTAAGTGCTGAAGGAAGACGAACATTGGAATTTTGAGATTACTATTGGTGGACACTAGAAGGATGATTAGAATGTTTCCAGTCGCTATTGCAATGTAAATTAGAAGTAAAAGAGCAAAGAATAGAGGTTTGAAGTTTTCGAGACCTTGGAATCCAAGAAGATAGATCTCTGAGACTTGTGTTTGATTATCTTGACACATTTTAAGGAGCTTGACCCATCaggaaaaataataacaaaaataagtATATGGATAATATAAGAAGATAATGTCTAAGACACAAGTTCTAAATCAATCACTGAATTCTCCCCTTATTATATTACAAGTATGTTTACCTCAGAAGTTTATTTTAAGAAGTTTACTCAATTAACCATAAGCCAAAGTTTTACATATCATACATTGTAGCTCAATTAGCCAGACCCCTAACATATCTTCTTGGAGAGTCCTCTGTTCCTTCTGTGCTGTGTAGCCTGGATCTCAATGGACTTCAGAGGGTGACACATGGATCTTTAAAACAACTGATCTGCATTTTCTCTTGTTCAGATTCACTGCAATTTGGAAAAAAGGGTGTTATCAAGAATTACATTGAAAAGGTAGACCATGAACAAGACAAAGACCATTAAAAACTATCTGTTGTTAATCTCTGAAATAGAGAAATGAACAAAGCGCATCAcactttatgccacgtacacacgatcggtccatccgatgagaacggtctgatggaccgttttcatcggttagccgatgaagctgactgatggtcagtcgtgcctacacacaattggttaaaaaaacgatcgtgtcagaacgtggtgacgtaaaacacaactacgtgctgaaaaaaacgaatgcgtcgacttgattttgagcatgcctggatttttaaccgatggacgtgcctacaaacaatcggttttgttctatcggttaggtatccatcggttaaatttaaaacaagattgcttttttttttaacctatggataaataaacgtcggagcccacacacggtcagtttggtccgatgaaaacggtccatcagaccgttctcatcggtttgaccgatcgtgtgtacgcggcattagtgtgtacTAGCCTCAATCCAAACCACCTAGTGTAATTCTTCTctcatctctcccccctcttctatctgcatgagtctcttCTGATAGGTTGGCACTAGTCCTCCTCCAGCACAGAAAATGTGATTGACAGATTCAGTTGTGCACgtttccctatgagactgtgTAGAGGAGGGTACGACATCAGATTCCAACCTTCTGCCTATCCGGAGCTGAGAAATAGTCTTTGATCTTTGACTTTGAACAGCGGGGAGGAGGGCTGCAGATACCTTTCTTCAAATTCTCTGTAGCCAGCGATCTGAAATTATTGTTGGGATGGAGCAGCCATTGGGACCAACCATTTCTAGTGCCATGGGAAGAAACGCAGTCCTAGTCTTTTGGGCCACACATGCACAATGTGTACTCTCTCCCGATGATAAGCTCAGCAACTGTGTCAGCAGAGAGTTCACACTGCCCCTGTGAAGCCCAAAATAACAGGATGGGGCTCCCTCCAATGGCATTTGGGGGTGCTGATTCTATTGGCTACACTTTGCCTGCATTAACTTGGAATGGAGCcaccattggctgctgggaatttGACTCAACTAGCTGTCTCAACTCTCCCAGGCCTATGGACATGGAACCTGTCCTCCAGCATGGAGTACTGTCTCTTGAGCAGAGTATGCTTGTTTCCTAATGGGAGCCCACACATGTCCACTGATTGGGTACTCTTGTCCCCTGGATGGAGCACATACCTGTCTCCTGGAGGGGCCTCCCTTATAATAAGTACTAGCACACTCACGCAGCCTGCAGGTCTCCAGTAAAACTTGGCACGTGATTGGAGGCTTCTTTTCACCCAAAACTCTTTGAAGCCCCCGAAAAAAAATAGACCCTGATCCAGGATAACAAAACCCAGAGAAAATTGCAAACCCAGCCTCCTTTGCTCAGACACAACACTCCAGAGCCCCTCAAGCTGTATCTTTGAGAACcctgtctttaatattgattggaccctgggcgaACAGCTAAATACATGGACAAAATATGTATAATGGAATAATGGAGCTGTTTTACCTTCTTAGGAAtaatatttctgtccatccagtcgaGTCCCGAAAATAACATGGCGCAGCCCTATGGGATAGGGACAAAGAcaagatttttctctgctgcagttaagtAATACATTTAAGTCTTGTTTCCCTCGCCACAAACAAACAGCCCACCACCCCAGCTAATGGCTGGACAGTAAACAGTAAAGCAGTACATTGCTTAGCTCAACTCTCTCTCATGCTCCTTCTATCAGTATGCTCCTTGCAAGCATGGCAGCACATTTTATTGGctcattgtgctgcttcttccttccCTATCTGAGTTCTGCTGTACATGGACTGTAAAAGACTGATCTCAGATCAAATGCAGGTACTGCTTTTAATGCCtgtgttaaaaaatacatttaacaattaattaataaatacagcCTTGCATTAATGTGTGCCTTTCTGGGCGGCCTGGAATCCCTTTATATCTGCCTGGTTGGTATAAAGCTGTAAAGAGCTACTTACCTTCTTGGcttaatggaaataaaaaaaatgatcaagcATGAAGATGCACACTCTGCGATCTTGAATTATGTTCGTTGCTTTGATCTTTTTATAGTTAAGGAATAAATTATTGAGTCTGATGGGATTGCTATCAAAGGTCCTTCCGTGCGTCATATTATCAGCTGGGACTTCATCTCTAAAGCTGTGCAATTACCAGTAATGAGAGTTAAACACAattccatagaagtcaatggagttTATAGGATAAAACacattgggtttgatttactaaaaccagagggccagattcacagctgaaatacgccggcgtatctactgatacgccggcgtattttcaaatttgccgcgtcgtatctttagtttgaatcctcaaaccaagatacgacggcttctggcttcgatccgacaggcgtacggcttcgtatgccttcggatcgtaggtgtaatactttggcgcctgctgggtggagtttgcgtagttttccgcgtcgggtatgctaattagctgtttacggcgatccacaaagttacgcgcggtcgtcgcattctcttacgtcgtcgctagtcggcttatatttagactagccatgttaaagtatggctgtctttcccgcatcgaattttaatttttttttttcgtaagttgtccttgaataggaaaggacgtaacgcacgtcgccgttcaaaaaattacgttggtgcgacgtcatttcgcgcaaagcacggcggaaaatttcaaaacggagcatgcgcagtacgttcggcgcgggaacgcgccttatttaaatgatacacgccccatttgaattaggcgggcttgcgccggacggatttacgctacgccgccacaagtttacaggcaagtgctttgtgaatcaagcacttgcccgtaaaacttacggcggtgtaacgtaaatgcaatatgttacgccgccggaattctacctgaatctggcccagagtgtgcaaaatctcgggcaacatagaaaccaatcagcttccagttttatttttgtcaaagcttaattaaccgcttcagccctggaaggttttaccccattcctgaccagagcactttttgccattcggcactgcgccgctttaactgaaaattaagcggtcgtgcgacgttgtacacaaacgaaatttgcatattttttcccacaaatagagctttcttttggtggtattttttttcttcttttttctttttttaattttctttataaatttctttattacatttttttcaacattacaaacaaataaataaatacacgttatacaaacatacatacacagtCTCAGTATAACTCCTTCATAAAATCTAACTGGTGTCTATATTATTTATAAGTTATACAGTAGTtacattttggtggtatttgatcatctctggattttttttttttttttgagctataaacaaaagaagagcgacaaatttgaaaaaaataatgcaatattttttactctttactataataaataaccccaaaaaatatatataacatttttttccctctgtttaagccgatacgtcgtattctacatatttttggtaaaaaaataaataaaattacaataagcatatattgattggtttgcgcaaaagttatagcgtctacaaaataggggatagttttatggcatttttattattattatttttttttactagtaattgcagtgatctgcgatttttatcctgactgtgacattatgatggacacatcggacacttttaactccattttgggaccattgtcatttatacagcgagctataaaaatgcactgatctctGTGTAAACAACACTGGCAGGGaataggttaaccactaggggacgaggaaggggttaagtgtgtactagggagtgattctaactgtggggagatgggctacaagtgacacgacagtgatcactgctcccgatgacagggagcagaagatcagtgccctgtcactaggcagaacagggaaatgccttgtttacatctccccgttctgcctctccatgaCACGATAGCGGGCCGTTGGCAAACATCGAGTTCGCAGAGCCCACGAGCACACGCGTGGTTtcctaaaggggacgtacaggtacgtccatttgcccaccgctgccattctgccgatgcatATGGGCatacagcggtcggcaagtggttaattaaaaaagctgaggttagaagctgattggctaccatacacatctgcataagattttgcactctgcaattTCAGGAAATCTGCCCCAATATTCAATATTGACAAGTAAATGcaatagttagttacatagtaagttggttaaaataaaataaaaaaagagagacaaaaaagtgcatccagttcaaccaatagaaaaaaatatatatatatataaaaaaaaatacatagaatatatacatagaaaataatagaaaacctCCAGAAACAGAACTCTATACCcacaactagagttgagcggacacctggatgttcaggttcggccgaactttggaaaaaagtccgggttcgggacccgaacttgacccgaacttgaccccgaacccgaaccccattgatgtcaatggggacccggacttttgactactaaaatgtctctaaaaaacgaatggaaagggctagagggctgcaaatggcagcaaaatctcggtaagagcatggcaagtactctacaAATAAATATGGAACGGGAAATAACTtaacataacataaaaaataaaaaaaatcttgacctaggaggacgaggtccatatggagtaggaggtcgagggttagggttagggttggggtaagggggttagggttaggggttagggttggctagagggctgcaaatttcagcaaaatgtcaGGAAGTGCATGGCAATCTAATTCTCtacctataagaacaagcaggaaccttgccctaaactatctaatgcagagtatctcacagaaagaaatgcagtgctggtgcaatatgcagagtatctcacagaaagaaatgcagtgctgctgcaatatgcagagtatctcacaggaacagatgcagtgcagctgcaatttcatttgtgaaccaggactgactcctatataattctctccctataagaacaagcaggaaccttgccctaaactatttaatgcagagtatctcacagaaagaaacgttgctggtgtagatttctgaagcaggatagtcctatctaaatctctccctcagatcagctgcagcctttccctaccctagctaaagcagagtgacgagctgtgctatgtgcctctagcttatatagaggctgggtcacatgctgcactggccaatcacagccatgccaatagtaggcatggctgtgatggcttctaggtaaaacaagtaaaacaaatagtgattggctgccctgcagcgcaccattacattgccgaacaccggacccaaacccgaactttcagcaaaatgtttgggtttgggtccgggtacaaaaaaaaccaaagtccgtaccgaacccgaactttacagttcgggttcgctcaaccctacccaCAActaatccagaggaaggaaagaaaatcttaAAAACCATGGTCCAATTTgctcctgggggaaaaaaatatttttcctgatTGCCAGAAGGCAATCATATAATCCTGGGATCAACAATCGTTGGTGTTATCACCTATAAACGTTAATAGccaatcataggtgtgcgcagcctattgcattagggcgtgtaccccaaagctcaaacacacactaccgatcgctcCCAATCTTCatttagaaagggaaggggccagtaaattacatatttactggccccttcccccactcattataaaacatccccacagcaacaaccggcgggagaggagaggagggaagctggaagCGCTGTgatggaggaaggggaggagctagggcagtagggggaatttgtgctgcacagggtgattagggtgtgcctgggcacacccggcacaccctgtgtgcacacctatgtagCCAATAACATTTTATGCATTTAGGAACAATTTCTTGAGGGAGCCCATTTCACACGGTCCTTTCCATGGTTGGCCCAGTGTGGTTTTGCAATAACAGTGCCCTGTCGCTGTGTAAAGTGCACACACTCACATTTACATTTGCAAGCATTAGGGCTGATTTACAATAGTAGTTCAGCACGTTCACTTTGCACATTGAATTTTCACTAAGCTTAGGGTTTGGGTTAAACAAATgaatacaaaaaacatttttttgcttgcatatgattggacttCAGGTTACTGCAATGGTTGATACCCTGTGTGCATTCTTTGCACAGGCATCTCAGGGACAAAAAGTGAGGGGAACATTTCTGGGCAAAAGCCTCTTTCAATCACCCATGCGTTTTAGCCCTATTTATTCCTCTAGATCAGCcagttctcaaccttttcaacacagaggaaccgcTGAAATAACTTTCTGGCCTCAGGAAACCCCTGCTAAACATTACAATATGTACACCTCcatatacattagtgtgatgtagCTGACAATTCCACAGTCTAcaacgtggtacccaaacaattggtgtcctcccccccctcccccacaaatagagctttcttttggtggtatttgatcattttttgcgttttttattttttgcgctagaaacaaaaaaagagcgt
It encodes:
- the LOC120930981 gene encoding olfactory receptor 10A7-like, producing MCQDNQTQVSEIYLLGFQGLENFKPLFFALLLLIYIAIATGNILIILLVSTNSNLKIPMFVFLQHLALADVLLATCVIPLMAEVILKTKREMSVDGCILQLYSFLNFGFVQCFILAIMSYDRYVAISNPLNYILIMDHRICFLLGLGSWAITWTLSTIEIILVAQFEFCGLRDIDYFFCDVGPIVKLSTSDTSVLQWFDLTCSILFFFGALTFIIGTYIYIFIIILKISSSAGRKKAFSTCSAHLISVAAYYGSIITIYVTPDDEKSPSVNKYSSLLYTVVNPLVNPIIYSLRNHEIRQALHKIVQERLRRKVI